TGCTTCACTGCTTGAACTGCTGCATCGGCATTCACAAGTCCTCTACCAAAGAAATATTGTTGTTCTTTAACTGAAGAAGATACTCCACCTTGTTTTTGCTGAGAAAGATATAGTTTGGCATCTTCCTCAGTAATGTTCAGCCCTTGATAACTAGCTGTAGATTTGAGAATATTAACTAATCGTTCTCGGCTAATTTCTCTATTTTCCCCTTTCATTAATGCCACTACCCCTGCCACTGCTGGCGAAGAAAAGGAAGTACCTTGCACCCACCAATATCTACCTCTCGGATCAACTACAGCAGACCAACGAGATTTGGGATTTGGTATACCTTGCCAGAAGGCATCCAGCCAAGTGCCGCCTGTGGTGGGAATTCCACCCAACAATCCCGGTGTATCTAGGTCGCCTCCGGGTGCAACTACGTCTAATCCTTTGCCGTAATTACTGTAAGGCGCACGATTACCCACAATATTGGTTGCGCCAACTGCAACTACTCCTGTGTATGCAGCCGGGAATGATACCTGACTGGAGTTTTCGTTGCCAGCAGCAGCGACAATTACGAGTTTAGGATTCGCTTTGAGAACATCAGCGATCGCTTCTTCTTCTCCCTGGGTTGGTAGGGTAGAACCTAAGCTGAGATTAATGATATCAGCACCGCGATCGGCTGCATAGCCAATGGCTTCTATGTAAGCTGAAGGAACATAACTCCCATTCAACCCGAATATTCGCACAGGTAAAATTTTAGCATTGGGAGCTACACCTACTATTCCTTGACTATCTTTAGGTTTAGCCGCAATTGTGCCACTCACATAAGTACCGTGAAATTCTCCACCGACTTTATAAGTGCGAAAAACGTAACGCAGAACATCAGCAATTTGTTCAAGAGAGTAATCTGGGTTTTGTTGCTTCACCTCCAGCGCTTCTTGCGGATATTGCTGGATTAATTTGGCGTCAGATAATTGGAAGGTATCCTGAAATTTTGACCCAAGGCTAGCGAGTTCTGTAGGATTGATGCGAGTATCCGCATCACCGTTGTTGCAAGGGTCGGTGCTATCACCACCAGCAGAAAAATCCCACCCGTGAACTTCCCCTGGACATTTATCAGCAGCTTTCACGGTGTACAAATTATCTGCCAAATCGGGATGATCCCACTGTATGAGGCTATCTATAACTGCGACGACGACACCTCGTCCCCCATTGCTACGTTTCCAGGCATCTGTGACGCGGATATCTGTGCGAGAAACAGCAGATTTTGTGGCTGCACTTGGCTGTTGTAAGCAGGTTTGCAGTGATTCCCAGTCTGATATTGATTGTTGCAGACATTGTTTTAAGGGTAAGCTGTCGAGATGCCATGCTAATCCCAGTAAATTTGTTTTCGGAGAAATACTTCTGCGGGATTGATTACTAGCAAAACTCTTACCCAGTCCCCCATCCCTAGTCCCCAGTCGCCAGTCCCCAGTCTCAGTAATCGATTGGATGAAGTTGGGTGCAGCGGAACTCACACCTTTGACACTGTTTAGCTGGTTGGCAATACTGAGAACTTTTGCAGCATCAGTAGATGTAGATTTGACGAGATAGCGATCGCGATTAAAACGCAAGGGACGCACGACTGCTAAATTGTTTTGCTGTAAGATAGTCTGTCTCTGACTTTCAGAGATTTTTGGCTCAAAGCTGACAATAATTTCATTGGGTATAACAATGATTTCTTGGCGTTGGCTGCGACTCAACACTGGTAAGGTTGTTTGCACATAGGGTTGCTGTTGAATACGTTGCTGCAAAGCTTCCCCAGTTCCTTTTGGCAGACTCACCAGTGCATAGTTCTCACCGAGAGGACTGACTTTCGGCGGATTAGTGCCGCGAATGCCACCCTGTAAAGCTTGTTGGAGTTGCAGGTAAAGAGGTTGACCGCCAAGACGACGGGTAGCCACCTTTTTAAAAGCAACTGCGATCGCATCCTGCCGTTGATTTAAAGGAATGCGTTGTCCTTTATAAAGGTAAAATAAATTACCATTTTCTTGAGTTTGAGCGATAGCTGTAACCTGTGGTGGGATGGAAAACAGACCCAAGCTAGACCAAACAAAACCAGTGAGTAAGATCCCAGATGTAATGCTGCGTTTCATAAGTGTTAGTAAATTTACGAATATATATCTCCTATCGGTGGAAGGATATGCAAAATTCAGTTTTTTGATAAGTCACCATCTTTGTAGAGACGGCGATTTATCGCGTCTCCCATCTAAGATTTATCGCGTCTCCCATCTAAGATTTATCGCGTCTCTACAAAGAGACCGATTGGATTGTTCACGATTACCCAATCAAGGTAAATGCAGCCCAATTTAAGGGTTCGGGATATTTTAGCATTGTTGTGTTTGCTTGCGGCATTCGTTGTGCAACTGTGCTTTCTGTAGTGGTATAGCCTATGAGTGCTTCGGTGTTAAAAAGACGCGCGATCGCTTTTTCAAGACTATGCTTATACGAGGACACAGAGAAAATAAATTTAGTCGATTAAACCAGCTTCTCTAGCTCGAATTTGAGTTATTATTCGGAGATTTTTCCCTTGATTTTTTAATTCTTCGCCATCAATACCCAAAGCGTTTTGTAATTTATCCCAGTAGTGACGCACCATGCGTTCAGATACACTGATACGTTGAGCGATCGCTTTATCTTGTAATCCTTCTTGAAAGGCTAGAGTTAGAAGATTATGCCACTCTGGTTTTAATTCTAATTCCGCGTAAATTTCTTTAATCTCTTTTGTATGAGTTAATCCCTGTAATGCCCAATCAACTCTAGCTAGCATTTCCTTAGTCGAAAGAGTTTTATCAGCGACTGTAAAACCTCCTGTATGGGCATCAATCTCAGGAATAATCCGCACCACTGACTTAATATGAGCGCTATGAACAATAATATTCAGATTAGGATAATTCTCCATTAAATTTCTGAGGAGTTGTATACCCGCATTAGTTGATGCCATTACTCCAGGTTTTTCTGGTATGTAAATATCAATAACAACGAGATCCGGTTGGGAAATAGTTAATTGATGAAGAGCATTTTCGGCAGTTTGAGCAGTGAGAATTGTAGCGTTTGGGTACTGAGAATGTAGCACCTCGATTGTTCCACCTAGACATATCTCGTGACAATCTATTAAAAAGATTTGAACTGATGTCTCTTTTGGTAAAGCTTGGTTCATTTTTGCTAACTCTCATTTCAATACTTTTTAAAATTAGTGTCAGTTTAGGCAGTTATAATTACTTGTAATTCATATTTGTCACTGCTTTATTTCCACTCCCTAAAGAACACTCTCTTATGAATTTCGTACGCTATTATGAATGACAAAGTGCAAGGAGAACATAGAGAATAATTAATAACTCTAGACTTAGCACTTTCAAGACAAGAGACAGTGATGCTTATCAAAGCAACTTTTAACTGTTTAGTTATTTTTGCGGTGCTGTACTGAAGCGATACCTTAATGAGTTGTGGAGTTATCGCTCTGTAGTGATTGTGTACTGCACAGCTTATTAGAAATCTCTTGGCGAATTTGATTTAACTCAGGTTTTGGTACAGAGTAAATTTGTTGCAAGACATCTGACCATAATTGATTTTTGGCAAAGTAATTAGCTTTGGCAAGGGCGATCGCTTCGGTATGTTCTCCTTTGGCTTTAAGTTGATTTTCTAGAGTCTGCAATTCTGCACTAATGCGATCGCGTTGTTGCGCCTCCATCACCTGAAACGGAATGAACATAGATGAGTTGACTACCCATGCATAAACTTGTCCTGGTTGCAGTAGTTGACCTGTATAAGTTATGTTCTGAGTTTCTGTTGTCACCGCTTGGCTCCAAATATCTTTATTGCTACCTTGAGTACGTAGTGCTATTTTTTGCACCCGACCTTGCCAAAGAAATAAGGGGCGATCGCTCCAGACAATTCTGGTTTTATTGGGTTTGTCTGGAGAAATCATGCAAATATCACCACGAGAACCACCTTTGCGCGGTTCTACAGGAGGTTTTTTAGTATTAAATAGAACTTCTGCAATACTTGCCCAAGAAAATCTTTGTTGTGTTGGAGTTTTTTTAGTGTTAACTGCTTGATTAGCTAAGACAGCCGAAGTACTGATAGTTAGGGCTGATAAAATTGAAGTAGAGAGTATAAATTTATTCATCAATTTTTCTTCTCAGAACAGTAAGTAGAACATAAAACCATAATGTTATGGATGGTAAAAACCAAGGTAAAAGTACTGCACTTGCTGAAATATAAACTTGTAAACTAAGCAGTCCATAAATCCCTGTGATGAGTATTGGTAGTACCAGTAACTGCCAGCGTTTGTACTTGTTTATATGTATCCATAAATACAAATTTTTTCCTAAAAATATTGCTACACCAATCACCCATAAGTCGGGAATCGGTATAACTAATCTCTGTGTTAAGAAGTGATGGATTATGTAAGCATGATATTCACCGCCTGTAAAAACTGTGCTGTTATTAGCTGGTTGCTCTTGAGAGCGCCAGTATTTAATACCAAGTGGTGACTCCGAATCTCGGAAATTATCATCACCTTCTTTGACAATTCCAGCTTCGTAATATCCTCCGGGTGCAATAATCACAATTTGCTGCTGTAAATTTACAGCAGCAGCTTGATTTTCTAGTAGTTGCCAAGCGGGGATGGAATGGTATACCTGATGAGGAGGAATGGAAAAGTCAATGATGGGATGCAACCAAGTTTGCTGGATTTGATAACTCAAGACTGTAATTAATTGCAGATGCGTTCGCTTTGATGTCAAGATGGTTTGAGCATCTTTGTGACTATGGTTAAAAAAATCACTAATCTGTTGAAATAAGTCAGTTTTGCTGTCTAATCTTGGCTGTGGCGCGTTAGGGATTTGCTGCAATTGATGCGTTAGAGCTAATAAACCAGCAAAATGCCAAGGCTGAGATTGAAAATTATCATGGGGTAACAGTTCCATATACCAAGGATAATTATCAATTTCGCCTTCTAAACTCCAATGCAGACTAGCAATTTCAGGTAGCACTCTTAACCAGACATTATCGTTGTAAGTTCCTGCAAATACGAACCATGTGGGATTGGACAAAGAGGCTATAGCAGTTTGAATAGATTTAGCAAGGATGCGATCGCTTTGTGGTTGAGGTCGATCCATTAGATAATCAATACCAATTACTCTAGCGTTGTCAGCTTTGAGCCGATTAACTAAACTTCCTAGATACTTGCGATCCATTGGTTTAGGGTTAGAGATATTTGCTTTTCTAATCGACTCTTCATCGATTTGCACCAAGAGGACTGGTGGCGGATTTGTCGCAGGTGCAACTTGTCTTGTAATTTGACGATAGATAGCTTGTGTTAATATACGTCGCTGTAATAAAAAGCTCTGTACTGGTAGTAATAAACTAATTACTAATAAAGCTGAAACTGCGATCGCTTCTTGACGACTGGGTTTAAAACTATTGAGAAATTGCTTAAATCCAAGTGGTTTTAGCCGAAATAATTCTGCTTCTGGATGACGAAATAGAGAGGGAATTAAATAAGCGCTAGGATAAGTAAGATTCTTTTCTAACTTGAGATATTTCGAGGCTGCTAATAATGATGTGTGAACATCTTCGTATTGAGATAATGCTTGCAAAAATCGCAGAAAAAATTCTTCCGCAACGCAATTATGAATTGGTTCTCGCATTACTGCAACTTGACTTATACCCAAGTCAATAAGTTTATTAGCAATACTCAACCCTTTACAAGAATTAAAAATCGCAACTTGTAATCCTCTTGATTTGGCAATAGTTAATGATTGCTCTATCTCACTAACTAACAAAGCTACCTTCGGAGCGATCGCAATTTCTCCTCCGGTTAAATTTGTTTCATTACTGTGACCAGCAAAAAATAAAATATCCCAACCTAAATCTGAGGAGATCGCATTCACAATTTTAGTTTTTAATTCACTAATACTTTCCCCTGGTTGCCAACCTACAAAAGTAACTTCAGCTAGAGATGTGAGGGAACCTATAGCTTTCTTTTCTGCTTGAAAGTCTAAACCACTATCATCTCCTAAAATCGCTAGAATCCTGGCTTTACGTAAATCACGACGATTAAAATTAGTTACTGTTTCTCGCCTATTTGTCGGTGTACGAACAATGCGAATTTTACGAGCATCTAGAGCAAATTCTATGCCAATTTCCCAGACTTCCCACGGTAATCGCGCTAATTCTAAAGGATTACAACTGAGAAAGACATCAATATAGGGCGTTTTTATTGTATTGGTTGCTTGAGCGATCGCTGCACGAATTTCATATAATTCTGCACTGCGTAACCAATGATGAAATTCAGATAAAAGTTGTGCTTCTGCTTGTACTAATTTCGCGTGCCAATCAACAGGAGGCGTAGTCAAACTGCCAATTTCTTCTACTCTGCCTCGCAGGGCTGTGTTATAAAAACGTAAATAAACACGCTGCCATTCTTGGTATAGTGCAGTGAGATTTTCAGGATAGGCAAATGTAACACCAATGTTCTGCCCAGTACCCCAAGATAAATCAAATAAACATTTTTTATCTAGCTGTTGAACTTTTAGGTAAAAAGCTGAAACATTCATAATAAATATAAAAAATTTATAAAAAATTTATAGATATAAAATTTCTAGCGATTTTTAGTCATCAGATGCAAGAAACAAAGAAATTACTTCCATAAATATAAATAGCATTACTTAGACTCACCAATTAAAGTAAATGCCGCCCAATAAGCTGGATTGGGGTATTTTTTCATAGTATTTAACATAGTGCTTCTTAATACCGCAGCTTTATCAAGATTTCGCGGCCACTGTTGATAAAATTCAGTCATGAATTCTGATGTTGGTGAATCTGAAACCGACCATAATGAGACAATCACACTCGGCGCACCAGCAATAATCAAAGAACGAGAAAGTCCAATTACACCATCACCAGTGATTTTGCCTCTGCCGGTATCGCAAGCGCTGAGAACAACTAATTCAGCATTAATTTTTAAATCGACAATTTCTTCTGGTTTGAGTAAACCATCATCTTGAGGTGAGGGAGCAAAAGCAATCGCATTTGGTATACTCTTATCAGAATCATCTAACAATCCATGCGTTGCCAGATGAATAATCTTGGCAGATGATAATTTTTGTTTAAAAGCTGCTTTTGTGGCATCTTTGCCAGTGATAGGTTTAGTCTTAAATAAACCAGCAATTGTTACCGCTTCCTTTTGTGCGCCTGCTAATGCTGGAAGTTGCACAGGTGGAATACCCACTTTAGGCATTGTCGGATTGCCTATAACTAATACATCTTTACCTGTCACCCTTTGGCGTTGCTGACGTGTCAGGTCTAATACTTGAATTGCTGGTGCAGTTAAAATAGTATGTTTTTCAATCAGGTATTTGCCGTCTTTATCTTGCAGTGCCACGAACGGAACTAAAAACAGCGATTCATGGGGGATAAAGATAACGTGTTCATCTGGGTTTGCCGGGAGAAAAGATGCGATCGGTTCAATTAATACCTGATACAATTTTTCTAAGTTTTGCTTTTGAATTGGTTTACCTGTAGGTTTGATGTTTATACCCCCGCGACCTCCAACACCTATAGATACACGGCTTCTATTCACAAGGTCTGTTAGTGATATATCTAAGGATTTGAGGTCTACTTGCTTAAATGCAATTTCACCAGTTGGTTTGATAACCCAAATATAAAGTTTTGATTGAAGCCATTCTTCTTTTTCTTGAACTTTAAATGGCTCATAAATAATTGAATATTCGACTAGGGTAGCATTTTGTGCTTTAGCAATTTGTTTAACTTGCTCAATGGTAGGTGGTTTGATAGTTTGTGTATTGCCAGGGTTTTCGGATATCTTTGAAGCTAATAACTCTACTAAAGCTCTAGCTCTACCTCGTTCAGCAATTTCTAATGCTGTATTAGTTTTATTTTGACCAATTAAAGCTTTTTGTAGAAAACGGTAAGTTTGAGCTTGTGTTTCAAAAATAGATATTTTTTGGTCATCAGCTAATTCTCGTGTTCGCAAAGATTCCAAAACCTCAATAGCAGCAAATAGAGTTTTTTCCGCATCAGCATACTGTCCTTGACTGTTGTAAACTGTCCCAATATTGTTGAGAGTTCTTCCTTCCCCCTCGGTGTCGCCGATTTGTTTGATAATGGCTAAAGCTTGCTGATAGTACTCTAAGGCTTTGCCATACTGTCCGAGACTGCGGTAAATTTCCCCAATATTATTGAGAGCAGTAGCTTTCCCTGCTGTATCACCTATTTGTTTGCGAATGGCTAAGGCTTGCTGATAGTAATCTAAAGCTTTGCCATACTGTCCTTGACTGTTGTAAACTGCACCAATACTGTTGAGAGCATTCCCTACACCTGCGGTGTCACCGATTTGTTTGGCAATGACTAAGGCTTGCTGATAATACACTAAGGCTGTGTCATACTGTCTTTGACTGTTGTAAACTGCCCCAATATTGTTGAAAGTTCCCCCTACACCTGCTGCATCACCAATTTGTTTGCGAATGGTTAAGGCTTGCTGGTAGTACTCTAAGGCTTTGCCATACTGTCCCAGACTGTCGTAAACTAAGCCAATATTGTTGAAAGTTCGCCCTTGACTGGCTGTGTCGCCAATTTGTTTGGCAATGGCTAAAGCTTGCTGATAGTACTCCAAAGCTTCGCCATACTGTCCTTGATTGTTGTACACTCCACCAATATTATTGAGAGTAATCCCTTCACCGCTGATGTCTCTGATTTGTTTGCTAATTGCTAAAGCTTGCTGATAGTAATCCAAAGCCTTGCCATACTGTCCCTGATTGTCATAAACCGCACCAATATTGTTGAGAAATGTGCTTTGACTTGCTTTGTCGTCAATTTGTTTGGCAATGGCTAAAGCTTGCTGATAGTACTCCAAGGCTTTGCTATACTGCCCCTGATTGATGTAAACTTCGCCAATGTTGTTGAGAGCTTTTCCTTTACTTGCTGTATCGCTGATTTGTGTGAAAATAGCTAAAGCTTGCTGATAGTACTCCAAGGCTTCGCCATACTGTCCTTGATTGTTGTACACTGCACCAATATTATTGAGAGTAATCCCTTCACCGCTGATGTCTCTGATTTGTTTGCTAATTGCCAAAGCTTGCTGATAGTACTCTAAAGCTTTGCTATACTGCCCCAGACTGTTATAAACTGCACCAATATTGTTGAGAGTTATGCTTTCCCCTGCTGTGTCGCCGATTTGTTTGTGAATGGGTAAAGCTTGCTCAAAGGTCTTTAACGCTTCTTGTAACTCTCCTTGATTTAACTGTTGAACGCCTAATATTGTCAGCCGCCATGCTTCGTCTCTGCGTTGTTGTGTTGTTTGCGCCTGTGCAGTCAGAGGAGTTTGCACAATTTTCCTTGTCTTTGATTCAGCAACACTCACAGATAAAGACAAGGAAAGCACTAAAGTAGCAAGAGAGAGGCATTTAAGACGGTAATCCACGATAAACAATCCTCCAAGTAGGGTGAGAGTAAATTACTTGCTAACTTTCTATATTTCTCACGCTTAGGGGGGTTATGCAAAAGTTTTGTCTGCGGTTAATAAATTTAACCCAACAAAGTTGAGTCAAAGATTGTTTGTACGAATTTTATACGTGTAATATCAATTCACGAAAAACCTGATAGATATAGATTTCTCGTAGGGGCATGGCATTGCCATGCCCCTAGCAGCGTATTTGTATCATTATTAAAATGAAATGGTATAAAGAGGTTGCAATTTAACCTCTTTACAGAGGTTATCAGTTATGCAAATTATGTTATCTCAAGCGTATTGATCTAAATGCAACTTTTCAGATTGTTAATGCATCGGTCGGTTATGCCATTGCATCGAGTGGTTATGCCATTACATCGGTCGGTTATGCCATTGCATCGAGTGATTATGCCATTGCATCGGTCGGTTATGCCATTGCATCGAGTGATTATGCCATTGCATCGGTCGGTTATGCCATTGCATCGAGTGGTTATGCCATTGCATCGGTCGGTTATGCTATTGCATCGGTCGGTTATGCTATTGCATCGAGTGGTTATGCCATTGCATCGACCTGCATCATTAATGCATTGGCTTGCCAAAATTAATCAATTTTTTGGCATTGCTGAGTAAAGATATGAATTTGTATCACGCAGAGGCACAGAGAATAAGAGTTTGAGAGTTTTAATTTTTGACTTTCATACTCAAATTCAGCAACGCCAATTTTTTTTAGCATTAAACTATTTAGCGATCACTTTAACCCACACAACACGCTTGCTCCTCTGTGTGAGATAATTAATGTTACAAAAAACGTAACCAGATAAAGTTAAAGCGATCGCTAAACTAAACTCAAGGTATTTTGACTTCGCAAACTGTTAGTCCTTTGGCTCGTTTCACAAATTTCTCATCAAACGTATAAAGTTGGCTATAATTTTGAGCCTGAGCGAGATGAAAAGCATCTGCGAAATCTAAGCCAGCCTCATGCCATTGCAGTACTTGAGTAATTAAACTCGCATTAGTAAGATGAACATTCGCTAAACCAAAAAGCTTTTGTAATGCTGCACATATTTCTGTTGATTTAAACTTATAGGCAAATCTTAAAACCCATTCTATTTCTAAAATGACAGTATCTGGTATAAAAACATGATTATTCTGAAAAAGTTCTAAACTCTTTTGGTACTGTAACTCATTATCTTGAGTCAACAGTCGTACTACAATATTAGTATCAACTGTAATCATGCCATAATTCCTCTGCACCTTGACGGATGGCATCTTCCATATCTTCGAGAGTCTTTGGTTTACCTTGATATTTTAAACACCCTGCAACATCATCCAAACTAGTTTCAGGAAATAACTTCTTCGGCTTTAGAAGAATCCCATCACCCATTTCAATTAGTATTAATTCCTGCCCTACTTCCCAGCCATAAGCTTTCCGCAATACTTCAGGAATAATTACTTGTCCTTCATTAGACAGTTTGATAATTTCCATCTCTGTGCCTAAGCAAAAAAGAAAGTGGTTATGACGTAGATATTATAGCGATAAAGGAAAACAAGGAATAATAATTATTTCCTCGCCCCTTCATCTTTCTCTGCGTAAGATAATTACCTGTTGCAAAAAACGTAACCAAATAAAGTTAAAGCGATCGCCCCGGATAAAATGCAAATGGAGGCAAGCTCAACTCAATGCCATCCATTAAACTCACACTCACCAAAAATTTCTCATTCCAGCCACCAACCACACGAGTAAACAAATAAGAATCACCCTGTTCTTGATTTGTCTCTTGTTCTAATAAAATGCTAGTTTGGTCACTCACCCGAAGTTTTAAACGTAATGGTAAAGCATCATGCGAAGCTGTGCCTAAAACTAACAACAATGTCCATAAATGGGGGTCTGATTCAGATAGGATATGCCAAGTTACAGCATACAACCGCAGCGGAATTCCTGCTAATAATAAATCGTGGTAAGCACCCCGCGCTTGAGAGGGAATTTCTAAACCTCTGTTTTGAAGTTGCGTGATAATTGCCTGAAATTCTTCTGTAGGCGATCGCATTGCCGCCGTAGGTGTCAAACTAGGTAACAGCACCCATGAAAATTGCTGCCCTAATTCATCCAATTCATCCCATAACCAACGCCCTACATTCAGCGCCGGCTGTGTCAACAATTTGAGTAAATCCTTTAAGCTGGTTTTTATTGAAGAATTATCTGCTTGCTGCGAATTGTAAACCCAATTGAGCAACTCTAGATTAGTAAGTACAGCAATTCCTTGCTCCCAAGTCAAAACTTCCCATAGTTCACTTTCTGGTGATTGCAATTGGGGTAACAATGCGACTAATTCGCTTTGCATTGTCGATAAAAGCTGAGTTCGACTCTTGACATCTGGTAAAGTAATTACATCTGGTTCTAAACAACGCAAATATAATAACAAGCGGTCTAGATTATTCTCAAACCAGCTTAAAGGTATCTGATAATTCCAGTCTTCCTCAGCTTGTAAATTCTCTCTTACCTGGTTTTCTACGAGTTGTTGATAAGATAAGAAATTAGAAACAACTGCCGATTCTTGTTCTTCTAAAACTTCTATCAATACATAAAAATGAGGAACATATTCTGGTAAATCTACGACTATTTTAGATAAAGGCACTTCCATATCAGAGAGGCTACTAGTGGAAATTAGGCAAAGTTTAAACTCTCCCACTTGTAAATTCGCTACAGATGCGATCGCATTGGCGAGCGGTGGCTGTAAAACTGTACAATGTTCTCGATTAATAGTTAGAGAATTGTTTCGTTCTTTTAGCCATTGCTCAAAAGCAAATAGCGCTAAAGCATTAATATAAGTTTGCCACTGCCGGGATGAATTGCGGATTGTATTACTAAGTTCCACAGCCTGATTAATTTGCTCATCTGAGAGAGGAATGGCGGCTGTATCCAGAACTTCAAAATCTAGGTTTAATTGAGTAGTATTACTTGATAAGTTTCTCATATTTACTTATTAATCTTATCGATATAGCGACATATCTGGTCAGCAAAAAGACTATTTTTTGTTGTGCGAGATTTTTTATCTGCCTCTTCTACTACCATAGCGATTTGCTCATCAAGGGCAGATGCAATCTGGTGTTCTAAAATTTGAATTCGTTCTAAATTAAAGTAATTTTGTGCCAAAACGAGGACGCGATCGCGTAGAATTAACATCAGTTGCTGTTGTACATCAGCACGAAATTCTTTGAGTTTGAGTAAACGAGTTACTGCATCTTGTGCGCGTAGCCCTACCTGTTT
This region of Nostoc sp. UHCC 0302 genomic DNA includes:
- a CDS encoding response regulator, giving the protein MNQALPKETSVQIFLIDCHEICLGGTIEVLHSQYPNATILTAQTAENALHQLTISQPDLVVIDIYIPEKPGVMASTNAGIQLLRNLMENYPNLNIIVHSAHIKSVVRIIPEIDAHTGGFTVADKTLSTKEMLARVDWALQGLTHTKEIKEIYAELELKPEWHNLLTLAFQEGLQDKAIAQRISVSERMVRHYWDKLQNALGIDGEELKNQGKNLRIITQIRAREAGLID
- a CDS encoding tetratricopeptide repeat protein, with the protein product MDYRLKCLSLATLVLSLSLSVSVAESKTRKIVQTPLTAQAQTTQQRRDEAWRLTILGVQQLNQGELQEALKTFEQALPIHKQIGDTAGESITLNNIGAVYNSLGQYSKALEYYQQALAISKQIRDISGEGITLNNIGAVYNNQGQYGEALEYYQQALAIFTQISDTASKGKALNNIGEVYINQGQYSKALEYYQQALAIAKQIDDKASQSTFLNNIGAVYDNQGQYGKALDYYQQALAISKQIRDISGEGITLNNIGGVYNNQGQYGEALEYYQQALAIAKQIGDTASQGRTFNNIGLVYDSLGQYGKALEYYQQALTIRKQIGDAAGVGGTFNNIGAVYNSQRQYDTALVYYQQALVIAKQIGDTAGVGNALNSIGAVYNSQGQYGKALDYYQQALAIRKQIGDTAGKATALNNIGEIYRSLGQYGKALEYYQQALAIIKQIGDTEGEGRTLNNIGTVYNSQGQYADAEKTLFAAIEVLESLRTRELADDQKISIFETQAQTYRFLQKALIGQNKTNTALEIAERGRARALVELLASKISENPGNTQTIKPPTIEQVKQIAKAQNATLVEYSIIYEPFKVQEKEEWLQSKLYIWVIKPTGEIAFKQVDLKSLDISLTDLVNRSRVSIGVGGRGGINIKPTGKPIQKQNLEKLYQVLIEPIASFLPANPDEHVIFIPHESLFLVPFVALQDKDGKYLIEKHTILTAPAIQVLDLTRQQRQRVTGKDVLVIGNPTMPKVGIPPVQLPALAGAQKEAVTIAGLFKTKPITGKDATKAAFKQKLSSAKIIHLATHGLLDDSDKSIPNAIAFAPSPQDDGLLKPEEIVDLKINAELVVLSACDTGRGKITGDGVIGLSRSLIIAGAPSVIVSLWSVSDSPTSEFMTEFYQQWPRNLDKAAVLRSTMLNTMKKYPNPAYWAAFTLIGESK
- a CDS encoding CHASE2 domain-containing protein — encoded protein: MNVSAFYLKVQQLDKKCLFDLSWGTGQNIGVTFAYPENLTALYQEWQRVYLRFYNTALRGRVEEIGSLTTPPVDWHAKLVQAEAQLLSEFHHWLRSAELYEIRAAIAQATNTIKTPYIDVFLSCNPLELARLPWEVWEIGIEFALDARKIRIVRTPTNRRETVTNFNRRDLRKARILAILGDDSGLDFQAEKKAIGSLTSLAEVTFVGWQPGESISELKTKIVNAISSDLGWDILFFAGHSNETNLTGGEIAIAPKVALLVSEIEQSLTIAKSRGLQVAIFNSCKGLSIANKLIDLGISQVAVMREPIHNCVAEEFFLRFLQALSQYEDVHTSLLAASKYLKLEKNLTYPSAYLIPSLFRHPEAELFRLKPLGFKQFLNSFKPSRQEAIAVSALLVISLLLPVQSFLLQRRILTQAIYRQITRQVAPATNPPPVLLVQIDEESIRKANISNPKPMDRKYLGSLVNRLKADNARVIGIDYLMDRPQPQSDRILAKSIQTAIASLSNPTWFVFAGTYNDNVWLRVLPEIASLHWSLEGEIDNYPWYMELLPHDNFQSQPWHFAGLLALTHQLQQIPNAPQPRLDSKTDLFQQISDFFNHSHKDAQTILTSKRTHLQLITVLSYQIQQTWLHPIIDFSIPPHQVYHSIPAWQLLENQAAAVNLQQQIVIIAPGGYYEAGIVKEGDDNFRDSESPLGIKYWRSQEQPANNSTVFTGGEYHAYIIHHFLTQRLVIPIPDLWVIGVAIFLGKNLYLWIHINKYKRWQLLVLPILITGIYGLLSLQVYISASAVLLPWFLPSITLWFYVLLTVLRRKIDE
- a CDS encoding AbrB/MazE/SpoVT family DNA-binding domain-containing protein, yielding MEIIKLSNEGQVIIPEVLRKAYGWEVGQELILIEMGDGILLKPKKLFPETSLDDVAGCLKYQGKPKTLEDMEDAIRQGAEELWHDYS
- a CDS encoding S8 family serine peptidase — protein: MKRSITSGILLTGFVWSSLGLFSIPPQVTAIAQTQENGNLFYLYKGQRIPLNQRQDAIAVAFKKVATRRLGGQPLYLQLQQALQGGIRGTNPPKVSPLGENYALVSLPKGTGEALQQRIQQQPYVQTTLPVLSRSQRQEIIVIPNEIIVSFEPKISESQRQTILQQNNLAVVRPLRFNRDRYLVKSTSTDAAKVLSIANQLNSVKGVSSAAPNFIQSITETGDWRLGTRDGGLGKSFASNQSRRSISPKTNLLGLAWHLDSLPLKQCLQQSISDWESLQTCLQQPSAATKSAVSRTDIRVTDAWKRSNGGRGVVVAVIDSLIQWDHPDLADNLYTVKAADKCPGEVHGWDFSAGGDSTDPCNNGDADTRINPTELASLGSKFQDTFQLSDAKLIQQYPQEALEVKQQNPDYSLEQIADVLRYVFRTYKVGGEFHGTYVSGTIAAKPKDSQGIVGVAPNAKILPVRIFGLNGSYVPSAYIEAIGYAADRGADIINLSLGSTLPTQGEEEAIADVLKANPKLVIVAAAGNENSSQVSFPAAYTGVVAVGATNIVGNRAPYSNYGKGLDVVAPGGDLDTPGLLGGIPTTGGTWLDAFWQGIPNPKSRWSAVVDPRGRYWWVQGTSFSSPAVAGVVALMKGENREISRERLVNILKSTASYQGLNITEEDAKLYLSQQKQGGVSSSVKEQQYFFGRGLVNADAAVQAVKQR
- a CDS encoding type II toxin-antitoxin system VapC family toxin, with amino-acid sequence MITVDTNIVVRLLTQDNELQYQKSLELFQNNHVFIPDTVILEIEWVLRFAYKFKSTEICAALQKLFGLANVHLTNASLITQVLQWHEAGLDFADAFHLAQAQNYSQLYTFDEKFVKRAKGLTVCEVKIP